The genomic window ACGTACCCAGTCTCCGGCAGGTTCGAGACCACCCATCAGTTCCAGCACGACATCCACAGGCGAAGAGAGGACTTCCTCGATGTTCTCCGTCCAGATGACCTGCTTCGGTACCCAGTCCACACGTTTACGAGCAACGTTACGATTCAGGACATAGGACAGTTCCAGTCCTTGCGGCTGCGCCTCGCAAAGGATACGTGCAACGGAACTACCCACCGTTCCAAAACCAAGGATGGCTACCTTTGAGACAGGTTGACTCACTCGTTCTTTTCTCCGTTTGCGTGAAGCCGTCATCCTGAATCAAACGTTGGCAGAAGACGGGCATGGATGTTTGCAGATGACTGCAGGGCAATCTCAGGTTGTGAGAAATCCTGATTCCCATCTTACCGGAACTCCAGGGATGCTTCGTGCTCCACGGCCAGGGGGATCCTTACCTCAGCCTGACAACCCCTGCTGTCCACGCGATTTCGTAAATCAAGAGACCCGCCGTGCGCTTCTGCAATCTGCCTTGCTAAGACGAGTCCTACGCCGGTCCCGGTCCGCTTGGTTGTGTAAAACGGGACGAAAAGGTTGGCAGGGTTGGTGATGCCAGGTCCGTTGTCCTCGATCATGATGGAGGCAAAACCAGCGGATGTTCTGGCGTGGATTCGTACCTGCGGGGCCTCGGAAGGATCTTCATCCTCGTGTCTGCTGATGGCGGCTTCGACTGCATTGCGCACCAGGTTAATCAGTAGCTGCTCCATTTGATCGGCGTCTGCCATCAGGTCGGCCGGGGGGACCGCTCCCACTTGGACGGGAACCCGCGTTTCCAGGCTGGAGATGCGCTCCAGCAGGGTCTGAAGCGAGACCCGGCGCAAGACAGGCGCAGGAAGCTGCGCCAATTGGCGGTAGGCCTGGACGAAGCGGTTCAGCGACTCGGCCCTGCTTTCAATCACATTCAGCCCGCGTTCAAATTCTGCCGCGCACTCCTCCAGGCCCTTTTGTTCAAGCCGGTGCCGCAAACTGCCGGCAATGGACTTAATGGGCGCAAGAGAGTTGCTAATCTCATGGCCCAGAACACGAATCAGTCTGCGCCAAGCGGCCCGTTCCTCTTCACGTAATGCTGTGCTGACATCGGAAAGCACAAGCAGGACATGCGGAACTCCCCGCTGCCGGAAAGTGCTTTTTCGCACCATCCAGCGGGTCTGCTGGTTCTGCGCTTCCACGGTGACGATGCCTTCGTCGCCCGTATCAAGGAAACGCCGGAGGTCCAGCTCGGATGCGTTTCTGCCCAGGTCGCGGGCCGCATTCAGACGCAGGGCACGTTCTGCGGCCGGGTTCAGGACCCGCAGTGCGCCCGTCGCATCAAAGGCGAGCACGGGGGCATCCATTTCGAGGATGACCCGCCGCAGCAGGGCGACGGCCTCCAGTGCCCCTACTCGCTGAAATTGCAGAGTATCGGCAAGCTGGTTGATTTCAACTGCCAGCTCTCCGAGAGCGTCCTGTGGCACAGCATTTCGCGCCCGGTAGGAAAAATCTTCCTCACGCAGAGCAGCTACGACATTTGCAAGCGTGTGCAACGGGCGCACCATCTGCTCAATAAAAATAGAGGAGACCAGCAAAAGGACCATTCCCAATGCGAGAAGGACCCCCAGTCCCCAGGGAATGGAAACCCGCTCTACCCAGATCAGGAGGGCGGACAAAACAAAAATCGGCAGACAGAGCACCCCGACCAGGAGCTTCAGTTTCGCCTCGAAACGGAAGCCTTCCGCAGGCGCCCTGCGGACCGCACTCCGTCTATCAGATGCCATATTTTTCCATCCGCCGATACAAAGCACCCCGGCTCAGGCCCAGCGCTTCGGCTGCCTGGCTTACGTTGCCATTGCAACGCGCCAAAGCTTTGCGGATGAGAATGCTTTCGACGGCCTCCAGACTCATGTCTTCGAGCGCCTGTGCTGTTGTGCGCGGCTGGTCCAGTCCGAGGTCGGAGGCCTCAATCCTGCTGCCCCTGGCCATCAGCACTGCACGCTCCATGGTGTGGTCCAGCTCGCGCACATTTCCCGGCCAGGAATAATGCAGCATCACCTGGAGTGCGCCCGGATCGAGACCTGCAATGGACTTTCGATAGCGAGCAGCATAACGGTTGAGAAAATGGGCCGCAAGCAAAGGAATGTCTTCCCGCCGTTCGCGGAGCGGCGGTAGATGGATTTCCACGGTATTCAACCGAAAGAAGAGGTCCTCGCGAAAGCGTCCCTTCTCCACTTCGCTGCGCAGGTCTGCGTTCGTTGCGGAAAGCAGGCGCACGTCCACACGCCGCGTTTTGGAAGAGCCAACACGTTCCATCTCGCCGGTCTCAAGCACACGCAGGAGTTTGGCCTGCTGGCGCAAAGGAACATTCGCAATCTCATCCAGAAAAAGCGTGCCCCCGTCGGCCAGCTCAAAGCGCCCGATGCGCTCTGTACGAGCATCCGTAAAGGCGCCTTTTACATGGCCAAAAAGCTCACTCTCAAAGGTGCCTTCCGGCAGCGCACCCGTATTGACGGCTACCAGAGAGCGGGAAGCCCTGGGGGAAAGGGCGTGCAGCATCTGCGCCACCACTTCCTTGCCGGTGCCATGCTCGCCGGTAATCAGCACATTGGCATCCGAAGGGCCAATACGATGGATGGTATGCAGCACAGGCTGCATGGCGGGTGCGGTGGCGATCAGCTCAGGATATCCCTGTCCTCGTAATATCTGGTTTTCGGCCTCCAGATGCTGCGCCCGCCGGACCGCACGATGCAACTCAATCTGTGTTTTCAGAATGGTCAGCAGGCGGGCATTGTCCCAGGGCTTCTGGATGAAGTCCCGTGCTCCGCGCCGCATGGCTTCCACGGCCACTTCCACATTGGCCCAGGCTGTCATCACAATGACTGGCGCGTGGCTGTCCAGCGTCTTGATCTGCGTGAGCAGGTCAAGGCCTTCCTGACCAGAGGTCGTGTCCCGGGTGTAGTTCAAGTCAATCAGTAACGCATCAAAAGAGCCGGTTTGCAGTGCGGCCAGTACGCTGCGGGGTGAACGGGCCTTTTCGATGTGATATCCCTCGGGGCCGAGTAACAACTCCAGAGCGTCCAGTATCGAGGGCTGGTCGTCGGCGATTAAAACACGTGGCCGCTGCTGCGCAAGGTTTCCGCTTTCCGTCTTTCCGTTGTGATGGACGAGTGTCATCCGGAGATATAAAGATATCCTAAGCTGCTGGGAAAATTAAGTTCAGCCGGCCTGGGATGGAAGCTGTCATCCGATTCTGCAGAAGCTGGTGGCTTTCTGCCAGCGAATGTGCACACCATCGCTACCTGCTGGCCGGCGGCTGGTCCTTCACCAGGTTTTTCCGATGTGGACAGGTTGCGGTGTTCAGGCAATCCTCGTCAAGCTGTAAGCGGGCGACGGGCGTACCCTCAACCAGATGTTTCGAAACAATCTCATCTACATCTTCGGGGGCCACAAAGCCATACCAGACCGCTTCCGGATAGATGACAACTGTGGGCCCGTGTTCGCACTGGTCCAGGCAGCCGGCGGTGTTGGCACGTACAGTGGCCTTGAGGCCGGCGTCCTTGATCTTTTCCTTGAAGAGCCTGTGCAGATCAGGGCTGCCGCGGTGAGCGCAGGAAGGCCGGGCGCTTCCTGGTTCACGTGCATTGGTGCAGAGAAATACATGTCGCTGGAACTTCGCCAATATCTTTTTCCTCTCTCAATCTCTCTTTTACTATCGTACAATTCAGAAATTTGGTGGTTTTCCACTCTTTACTTTTTGAGAGAATAGGCTCTGATGATGCAGCCGGACAATCTGATCTTCCTTAAGGACGATATGATCGCCTTTATCGCTGGGCATGGGATGCGTCGCATTCCGGGGCAAATTGGCGAGAATGTCCCTTCCGTCACATGGGAAGATGACAATAATCCTGACGGATGGAAGGACTTTGTAGAAACAGCCAAGGCCTGCGGAGCACCCTTTGTAACCATGAGCGACTTTGTGCTGGAAAAAGAAGATGTTGAGCTGCTGCTGGATGAGTTGGCGGGCCTTGATTTGAGCATGGGAGAAAACGGAATCACAGAAGAAGCCCATGCACTCGTCAACCATGTAGGAAAAACTGGTTTTATCCAGCTTGGCTTTGTGCATCAGGGGGTCGCATTCATTCATGAATCCAGTACCGCCTGGTATGACAATTACCAGCATGTACTGGAATCTGTAGAAGACTTTGGCGATA from Pseudacidobacterium ailaaui includes these protein-coding regions:
- a CDS encoding sigma-54-dependent transcriptional regulator, producing MTLVHHNGKTESGNLAQQRPRVLIADDQPSILDALELLLGPEGYHIEKARSPRSVLAALQTGSFDALLIDLNYTRDTTSGQEGLDLLTQIKTLDSHAPVIVMTAWANVEVAVEAMRRGARDFIQKPWDNARLLTILKTQIELHRAVRRAQHLEAENQILRGQGYPELIATAPAMQPVLHTIHRIGPSDANVLITGEHGTGKEVVAQMLHALSPRASRSLVAVNTGALPEGTFESELFGHVKGAFTDARTERIGRFELADGGTLFLDEIANVPLRQQAKLLRVLETGEMERVGSSKTRRVDVRLLSATNADLRSEVEKGRFREDLFFRLNTVEIHLPPLRERREDIPLLAAHFLNRYAARYRKSIAGLDPGALQVMLHYSWPGNVRELDHTMERAVLMARGSRIEASDLGLDQPRTTAQALEDMSLEAVESILIRKALARCNGNVSQAAEALGLSRGALYRRMEKYGI
- a CDS encoding (2Fe-2S) ferredoxin domain-containing protein, giving the protein MAKFQRHVFLCTNAREPGSARPSCAHRGSPDLHRLFKEKIKDAGLKATVRANTAGCLDQCEHGPTVVIYPEAVWYGFVAPEDVDEIVSKHLVEGTPVARLQLDEDCLNTATCPHRKNLVKDQPPASR
- a CDS encoding sensor histidine kinase yields the protein MASDRRSAVRRAPAEGFRFEAKLKLLVGVLCLPIFVLSALLIWVERVSIPWGLGVLLALGMVLLLVSSIFIEQMVRPLHTLANVVAALREEDFSYRARNAVPQDALGELAVEINQLADTLQFQRVGALEAVALLRRVILEMDAPVLAFDATGALRVLNPAAERALRLNAARDLGRNASELDLRRFLDTGDEGIVTVEAQNQQTRWMVRKSTFRQRGVPHVLLVLSDVSTALREEERAAWRRLIRVLGHEISNSLAPIKSIAGSLRHRLEQKGLEECAAEFERGLNVIESRAESLNRFVQAYRQLAQLPAPVLRRVSLQTLLERISSLETRVPVQVGAVPPADLMADADQMEQLLINLVRNAVEAAISRHEDEDPSEAPQVRIHARTSAGFASIMIEDNGPGITNPANLFVPFYTTKRTGTGVGLVLARQIAEAHGGSLDLRNRVDSRGCQAEVRIPLAVEHEASLEFR